The Rattus rattus isolate New Zealand chromosome 8, Rrattus_CSIRO_v1, whole genome shotgun sequence genome contains the following window.
TAGAGGCATCGGCTGCAGTGACTGGCACTGCCTGGCTAGAGGCAGATGGCACAGGCCTGGGTGGAGTGACTGCAGAGGCTGGCAGTGGCGACGCCCAGACCCTTCCAGCTACACTCCAGGCTCCTGACGAGGCCCTTGGGTCATCTACAATGCCCCCTGCCATCCCTGAGGCTACTGAAGCCAGTggacctccctcccccaccctccgtGATAAACCTAGCCTAGGCCCTGAACTCCCTAAGGAGATCCCCTTGGAAGTTTGGCTGAACCTGGGAGGCAGCACACCTGACCCTCAAAGGCCAGAGCCTACTTTTCCCCTTCAGGGCACTCCAGAGACCCAACCAGCCTCAGATATAATTGACATTGATTACTTTGAAGGATTGGATAGCGAGGGCCGCGGCACAGACATGGGCAGGTTCCCGGGCTCACCAGGAACCTCAGAAAATCACCCCGATACTGAAGGAGAGACCCCCTCCTGGAGCCTGCTTGACTTATATGATGACTTCACCCCCTTTGATGAGTCTGATTTCTACCCCACCACATCCTTCTATGATGacttggaagaagaggaagaggaggaggaggataaggatGCAGTGGGAGGCGGAGACCTGGAAGATGAAAGTGacctcctcctgccctctcaGAAGCCTGGTGTGGGGCCTGGGACGGGACAGCCCACCAGTCGATGGCATGCAGTTCCTCCACAGCATACTCTGGGGATGGTACCTGGCGGCAGCATCTCTCTTAGGCCCCGCCCTGGAGATCCAGGCAAGGACCTGGCCTCGAGCGAAAATGGAACAGAGTGCCGAGTTGGCTTTGTCAGGCACAATGGCTCCTGTCGGTCAGTCTGTGACCTCTTCCCGAGTTACTGTCACAATGGCGGCCAATGCTACCTGGTGGAGAACATAGGGGCTTTCTGCAGGTAAGGGAGTGGCAGATGTTCAGGGGCTGGTAAAAACAGGATCTAAGCAGTGTGAATGGGACAGACTCAGCAAATGGGCATTTGAGAGGCACGGCTTCCCAGAGGAGATCCGTTCACAGGATTCGCAGGTTTGCTAAGAGCCAGACATGTTGAGTACACACCAGTAATCTCACACtggggcagctgaggcaggacagttgtgaatttgaagccaacaTGGGCTGCatagtcaaaaaaagaaaaagaaaaaaacaaaaaaaaaaaaaacaagaccaaacaaaaaacagctatTCGTGATCTTGCCACCAGGACAAGTTCCTCAGACGTAATATTACTTTCTTTAAAGGCTAAGTGAAGGGCTTTCTCAGAGGGCTGTAGGAAGCATCCACACCTGTGAAGGGAAGAGGCCTGGAACCCTGCTGGGAAGTTAAAATGGCTCCCAGTGCTCAGGCCAGCCTGTGTGTATTTAGCCAGGAGTCTGACATCTCCGAAGGAGCTGTGGGCAAGTAAAGTCAGTGTGCACCCCTAGGGCAGCCCCAAGAGCAGCCACACAGGGGAGGTCAAGCTGAAACTTTTCAGGAAAGCTTGCCAGTAGGGGATGTTTTCGATTTTGGGTGGCAGCTTTCTCCTGTTGGTGACCACCAGACGGAATAGAGTTTATCGATCTCCAAGGACATTATCTAAAGCTACCTCATCAGTAGCCACCTCACCTCTGGGAATCACCTTACAGGGAGAACATTTACCTGATGGAGAACATTACCTGTGGAAGATCTTAGATCAAGGGTGGTCTAGGTAGCACTTTATAAGAGGAGAAGAGGCCTtgttctcaccagcatctgaagAACATTTCTATCCTCTACAGATCTCTACagatctccttccttccttccttccttccttccttccttccttccttcctttgcttcctccctccttccttccctccttccatcccttcctccctccttccttcccctccttttgttttttttttttttttttcggagctggggatcgaacccagggccttgtgcttgctaggcaagcgcctaccactgagctaaatccccaaccccgttttttgtttctttatgtttttgtttttcaagtttcCCTCAATATACCCCtggctctgaagaccaggctgacctcagactcagagatcttcctgcctctgcctcccgagtgctgagattaaagttgtgcaccaccactagcctttcttcttcttcttcttcttcttcttcttcttcttcttcttcttcttcttcttcttcttcttcttcttcttcttcttcctcctcctcctcctcctcctcctcctcctcctcctcctcctcctcctcctcctcctcctcctcctcctcctcctcctcctccttcttcttcttcttcttcttcttcttcttcttcttcttcttccattttgtttttattcatttattttgaaacagggtcttactatattgCCCTGGCTGGGGCCACTTCACAGAcaaggctggcttcgaactcatagagatctgtctgtctgtctgcctctgaatGAGGGGTTTTAGGTGTACacacaccatgcccagccctttcatgttgtttttaaaagacagggtcttatgtagtctaggctggccttgaactcccgaacCTCcggcttccacctcccaagtgctaggatcacaccCAGTTTTAAGTGTCTCcgtgtttctttctgttcctgtaagaAGCACTTAAGATTTGATTTTAGCACCTTGGCATTGAaacttgagttccagttctgtcTGATGTCATTTCCTAGCTGACACTAGGcatagaggatgtgaccacacaGTTCTGGTTGGAGCTGCCCAGCCATTCCCAACAGTAATTTCTTTAATCAAAAAACTATGGCGATGGAAGAATGCAGTAACgaatgcctgtgaccccagccctggagaggcagaggcaaatgaaaTAGGGGTTCAAGGTTAGTCTAAGCTCCACTTTGAGTGTGAAGTCACCCGAGGCCatgtgagatcctgactcaaaaagaaTTAGGATGGTCTTGAGAAGAACTTGCCAGTTAGTTAAAG
Protein-coding sequences here:
- the Cspg5 gene encoding chondroitin sulfate proteoglycan 5 isoform X2; translation: MGRAGGGGPGWGPPPVLLPLGVTLVLTAGAVPAREAGSAIEAEELVRSGLAWESRANDTREEAGLPAAGEDETSWTERGSELAAVGPGVGPEETLEASAAVTGTAWLEADGTGLGGVTAEAGSGDAQTLPATLQAPDEALGSSTMPPAIPEATEASGPPSPTLRDKPSLGPELPKEIPLEVWLNLGGSTPDPQRPEPTFPLQGTPETQPASDIIDIDYFEGLDSEGRGTDMGRFPGSPGTSENHPDTEGETPSWSLLDLYDDFTPFDESDFYPTTSFYDDLEEEEEEEEDKDAVGGGDLEDESDLLLPSQKPGVGPGTGQPTSRWHAVPPQHTLGMVPGGSISLRPRPGDPGKDLASSENGTECRVGFVRHNGSCRSVCDLFPSYCHNGGQCYLVENIGAFCRCNTQDYIWHKGMRCESIITDFQVMCVAVGSAALVLLLLFMMTVFFAKKLYLLKTENTKLRRTNKFRTPSELHNDNFSLSTIAEGSHPNDDPSAPHKIQEALKSRLKEEESFNIQNSMSPKLEGGKGDQDDLEVNCLQNNLT
- the Cspg5 gene encoding chondroitin sulfate proteoglycan 5 isoform X1, with amino-acid sequence MGRAGGGGPGWGPPPVLLPLGVTLVLTAGAVPAREAGSAIEAEELVRSGLAWESRANDTREEAGLPAAGEDETSWTERGSELAAVGPGVGPEETLEASAAVTGTAWLEADGTGLGGVTAEAGSGDAQTLPATLQAPDEALGSSTMPPAIPEATEASGPPSPTLRDKPSLGPELPKEIPLEVWLNLGGSTPDPQRPEPTFPLQGTPETQPASDIIDIDYFEGLDSEGRGTDMGRFPGSPGTSENHPDTEGETPSWSLLDLYDDFTPFDESDFYPTTSFYDDLEEEEEEEEDKDAVGGGDLEDESDLLLPSQKPGVGPGTGQPTSRWHAVPPQHTLGMVPGGSISLRPRPGDPGKDLASSENGTECRVGFVRHNGSCRSVCDLFPSYCHNGGQCYLVENIGAFCRCNTQDYIWHKGMRCESIITDFQVMCVAVGSAALVLLLLFMMTVFFAKKLYLLKTENTKLRRTNKFRTPSELHNDNFSLSTIAEGSHPNVRKLCDTPCVSSPHARALAHCDNIVCQDDPSAPHKIQEALKSRLKEEESFNIQNSMSPKLEGGKGDQDDLEVNCLQNNLT